GCCCGCCAGTGGCAGTTACCGAAAGGGAACCGCTGTTGTCAACGATCCCGCCCGCTTCGATACCAGAAGCCTCCGCATAGCCATAGGTGTCATAGCCGGTAGTGGAGATACCGCTGCCGGCGGCAGAGGTCACGCTGATGGCCCCGCTGTTGCGCACATCGCCTTCGGTTGATATGCCGTAAGCTTCGGCTTCGTGGTCGGCAAACGAGATATCCGAAGAGGCCGTGCCACCTTGGGCGGCAACGCTGATGGCGCCGCTGTTGTCAACGCCGGCCAGGGCGCGGATACCGCAGGCCCGCGCCTCGGCATAGGCATCCAAGTAGGCATCTGCCGTGCCACCGGTGGCGGTAGCGGCAATGTCGCCACTGTTGAGCACCGCGCCATCGGAGTAAATACCGTAAGCTTCCGTCCAGGAAAGACCGTACTCCGATTCCGAAGCCGTCTGCGTGGTGCCGCCGGTAGCGGCGGCGCTGATGGCGCCGCTATTGCTTACATCGCCAACCGAAGACAGGCCCCAAACTTGCGCGTAACTCTCCGCATAACCATTGTCGGAGGATGCCTCCCCGCCCTGGGCGGTGACACTGACCGTGCCACTGTTGTTCACCGAGGTCTGGGACACAAGCCCCCAGGCTTCGGCATAGCTGTCCGCCCGGTTGGTTCCGGCGGTGGCGCTGCCACCCTGGGCGGTCACGGAAACCGTGCCGCCATTGTTGGTCACGACACCGTCCGATGCAATACCGTAAGCTTCAACGTAGGCACTGGCTTCGTCGCTGGCCTCGGCCGTGCCACCGGTGGCACTCACGGTTATCGCCCCGCCGGCGCCATTGGTGACAGCATCTGCCGCGTCGATGCCGTAGGCAAAACCCCTCGCGTAGCCATCATCGCCATTGACGCTGCCTCCCGTCGCGCTGACGGTGACCGGCCCGTCGTTCGTTACGGTGGCGCCGGAGGCAATGCCATACGCTTCAGCATTGGCCAGGCCGTCGTTGTAGACAGACGTGACCGATCCACCCTCGGCAGTCACGGCAACAGCACCGCTGTTGTCCACCGGGCCGTCGGAGTCCAGCCCCAGCGCCCGTGCGACAACGGTGGAATAAGCGCGCCGGCTGACGGCGTTGCCGCCGCTGGCCGTTACCGTCACATCGCCGCTGTTGCTCAGCAGGCCCGTGGCGGATTCGGACAGGACGCCAGCGGCATAGGCCGTTGCCGATGCACTGTTGTACAGAAAATCTCCTGCAACGGTGGCATCGCCACCGCTGGCCGTTATCGTCACATCGCCACTGTTGGCAATGATCGCCTCGGAAGATTCAGAGCGCAGACCTTCGGCGACGGCATTGGCGATGACCGTGGCATAATCGCTGCCGCTGGCACTGGCGGTGCCGCCGCTGGCACTGGCGTCGATGTCACCGGAATTGCTGATCCCGGTGTTGGACTCGATGCCGTAGGCCCAACTGCCGGCATATGCGTAGGTGGTGGCCGCGGCGGTGCCACCGGTAGCAGTCACGGTAACGGCTCCCTCGTTGGTCACCGTACCCAGCGCTTCGATGCCGTAGGCATACAAACGGCTGTAGGCATGAGTGCCAGTGTTGTTGATGGTGGCGCCGCTGGCATCCACCGTCAGATCGCCACGGTTATCGACTGCCGCATCGGTGACAATCGCAAAGGCGCTCATTTCGCCATAGGCGGAAAAATCGTTAGCAGGCACGCCGCCAACCGCTGTGAGCTGGATCAGCCCGGAATTCTGCAAATCGACGGCGGCATCCGCGTAGAGACCAAAAACGGAATACCGCACATTCGTATAGCTGCCCGTAACGTCCCCGGCGGCCATGATCGAATAGTTGTCCCCATTGACAAAAGGCGAAGTCTCCGACGTCGCATCAAAACCATAAACCTGCTGGCCATCATGCAAACCCAGAAACTCCCGATCGATATCAGCCGCCCGCGCCGCGGGACCAGCCGTCGCCAGCAACCCCGCCAGAAATCCGCAGGCCGCCAAAACCGCCGCACCCTTTCTTGTCAGATTTTGCATGCTGATTCCTTTCTCCAAAGTAGGCAGTTCAATACACAAACCTCCTCCATACACGATCCAAAAAGTCTCTATTAAAGCCGTCTTTCGGCAACCTGTTCGAAATGGAACTTTCCTTGCGCGTTGCCGCCAAAAGATTCGCGCATATTCCATGGCTACATCTTAACAACTCAAAATGAGAAAACAATCTGCTTTTTGAGTTGCCGTGGGACTTTTTAGCGGAGAGTACACCATGAAGGTTGTGGGACGCAGGGCTCGAAAGGATTTCGGAGGAAGGGAGGCGGTACGCATACACGGAAACACTGAAGAAAAAAACAAACGGTTTGGCCCCGGGGGAGGCTGTGCAGCGGGGAAACGGGTTAAACAACCCGGGACATGCCAGGGTCAGGCAAACCGCGTTGCGGCCTGTTGCCCGACGCATGACAGCCAGCGGCACGTTAACGTATGTCCGAGGATCGATTCAAGCTTGCCTGCCCGATTTCGGGCATTATAGCGCAATCCGCCTGCTCCTGCTCGAAGCGCGAAACTTCCCGCGCGACACTGCTCCTGTTTAACAGGTTTCCATCCGGGGTTTCCGGATGGATGCTAACTGGTATCCATCCGGGGTATCCATCCGGAAACTCCGGATGGATACCAGCGTAGTTTTCATATGGGAAACGAGCAATTTTTCGTTGTGGCAAGGAAATCAAGGGGTTGCGCGGAGGCGTACATCGGTACGCCGCACAAGCAAGCCTGCGGATTGACGCCGCCACGGCGGAAAAGGGCCGTTTCCGGATGAAAACTAACTGGACTGGCGATAAAAACATTTCCGTTCAAGAGCATCCATCAGGCGCAGAACCTGAAAAACCGCCTTGCGCCCCCTTCTGCCTGCCCATTCCATGCGGTTAAGGACCCTGCTGCGGCGGATCAGGGCGCGGATCGCCCGCTGCGTTTCGGGGCGGACCCCTCGACGGCGGATCTCGTCATAGGCTCTGATAAAAACCGGATCGACCTGCATGACCCGGTCGAGACAAGCGTCAAGGTGCTTTTTATTGGCAAAATTCACGAAATCGTCCAGTTTTCCCTCCTGCTCCAGGACCAGCAGGGTGCGAACGCATTTCTGGCATTGCCCGCAATTGAGATACTGCCTGGACAATGCGAAGGAACCATAAAAGTTCTCCTGACAGATGCGCAGGTGGCGCTGCGCCAGAGGATGGGCCGCAATGGCGCCGATTTTATCGTTTTTGGTGGAACCCGCGCCAAAGTAGTTCACTGTCATATCGCTCGAAGACCAGAGCGGATCCGTCTGCCAATGACTTCCGTTGGGGAAACTTTCCGATTGCGGCATTCCCGACGACACCACCAGTTCGCCAACCTGGTCCAGTAAATGCCCAACCGCCGCGATGGCACCACCATAGGCATATCGGTACTTTTTACCGGCAATCGGATGTTTGCGATAATTGCTGCGGACCAGGGTGGCATTCAGGCGCATTTCGGCGGCAACCCGCTGCACATTGTCAAACGCAAGGCGTGCGCCGTCTTCATCTTCCAGATGGATATCGTAACCGTGAATGAACACCAGCGTATCGATGGGACGCGGATAGGTGAGCAGCGAAAAAAAAGAATCCACTCCGCCGGAAAAACACAGCGCCGTCAGCTTCCCCGGAGAGCCTGGCTGGCGAGCCTCGCGGGTATCCGCCTCGATGTTTATCGGCTTCCACCCCCACCAGCTGGAAAAATACCCCATCACCTCATGGACATTCGCCAGCCACACAGGACACACGGGATCCTCAAAAACCAGGTCGCGCCCGTGACACATTGCCGGCACCAGCAGGGCGCTGCCGTACCCCTCGGGCGCCAATCGCAGCGGCGCCTGTGACGACTCGAACCAGAGCGGCTCGCCGCCAACCGTCGCCATAACCCGGGCCCCCCGGGCTGGCAATCATCATACGCCAGCTTGCCAATCAGAATTCGTTTCATAGCTCTCCTCTGATCCCCGAATACCGCCGGTTGCGGCGGTTTCCACCTTGCCATGTTCCGTCATGCCGGTGTTTGTGCCGCAGGCAACCCGAGCAGTGCGCGCGCCTCGATCGGGCCGGCCACTTCACGGCCGAATTCGCAACACAGACGCCCAATCCGCCGCACCAATTGTTCATTGGTTGCCAGCTGCCGCCGGGAAGCATCGTAATGCAGGTTGTCTTCCAGGCCGACACGGACGTGTCCGCCCATCAGGATGGCGGCGGTGTTCATCTTGAGTTGAAAACGCCCGATTCCCGCCGCCGCCCAGTGAACCGAACGGGGCAAACTCCTGACCATGCAGCCGAGATCGAACAGGGTCGCGGGGGAAGTGTAGAGGGAACCGAGCAGTAGGTTCATATACAGCGGACCGTTCAGAATACCGCGCCGCCTCAGCACCTTCGCCGCATGGATCATGCCCGGCTCGAAGATCTCGATTTCCGGCACAATGCCTCGCTCCTTCATGACCAGCGCCAGCGCTTCGATCATTTCCGGGGAGTTTACGGAAGCCTGTCGCGGAAAATTCAGCGAGCCCATGGTCAGGCTGGCCATATCGGGCCTGGCCGCGCCGTCCAGCTCCAGCACCGCGGATCGGCAGGCGAAGCTATTGTGCCGGCGCCCACTGGTCGATACGCAAAGAATCGCTTCGGGGCAATGTGTGCGGATGCCGAGAATCAGCCGTTCGAAAACCTCTTTGCGGTAGGTCGGCGTCCCATCTTCATCCCGGGCGTGCAGATGAATGATGGAGGCGCCGGCCCGGATGCAGCGAACCGCATCTTCGATGATTTCTTCCGGTGACAGCGGCACATGGGGAGAATCCTTGCGCATGGGCAGCATGCCGGTAATCGCGGCATTGATGATCAGCTTCGGATAAGGCGTGACCGGATACGGCATTTCCAGATCGTCATGGTCGCTCATCCTGTTCATCCTTTCCGGACACTGACCACCGCTCCAGATCAACTCGCAGGGTCGTCCAGTAACCGATGTCTGGCGATCCGAATTCGTGCTCTTTCTTCAGGCGCCCGATCTCCTCGTAACCGAAATGTTTCTTATACCAGGCAATGCTTTCCGGCAGGTCACAATTGGTGATCAGTGTCTTGACGCCTTGCCGCGCCATCTCCCGCATCCGCAAAGCCTGCAGTTGCAGTCCGAGCCCCATGCCGCGACAAGCCCTGTCCACTGCCATCAGCTCGGTTTTGGCCTCGGTATCCGACAATATCCTGTAGCCGCAAAATCCGACGACCCGGCCGTTCATGCGTGCCACGAAATAGTTTTCCCAGCTGATCCGGGGCATTTCCGGGGACGGCACATGATGCATGTTGACCTGCCTCAGCAACGCCATGACCTGTGGCTTGTCCGTTTCCTGCAGTTTTTCAATCCGCACGCTCAACACAACCTCCCATCAACCGCCTGAAAAATTTCAAGATATCCAAAATTGCCCCGGCCGGCGCTGGATCTGTTTATGGAGACTCGCGCCACTTCGGAGCGGTCCATCGAACCGGCTATTGCGCCCATGCCGTCAGCAGCTTTTCCGCCGCGTCGCGCTGCCGGATCTTGAATGGCCCGACAAAGGCCGCGGCCAGCGCCTGGGGCAAGAACAGTTCGGCGGCAACATCGCGCACCTGCGCGGCGCTGAGCGCCTGTACCTGGCGACATTCCTCGGCCAG
This portion of the Syntrophotalea acetylenica genome encodes:
- a CDS encoding 3-keto-5-aminohexanoate cleavage protein; the protein is MSDHDDLEMPYPVTPYPKLIINAAITGMLPMRKDSPHVPLSPEEIIEDAVRCIRAGASIIHLHARDEDGTPTYRKEVFERLILGIRTHCPEAILCVSTSGRRHNSFACRSAVLELDGAARPDMASLTMGSLNFPRQASVNSPEMIEALALVMKERGIVPEIEIFEPGMIHAAKVLRRRGILNGPLYMNLLLGSLYTSPATLFDLGCMVRSLPRSVHWAAAGIGRFQLKMNTAAILMGGHVRVGLEDNLHYDASRRQLATNEQLVRRIGRLCCEFGREVAGPIEARALLGLPAAQTPA
- a CDS encoding GNAT family N-acetyltransferase, producing the protein MRIEKLQETDKPQVMALLRQVNMHHVPSPEMPRISWENYFVARMNGRVVGFCGYRILSDTEAKTELMAVDRACRGMGLGLQLQALRMREMARQGVKTLITNCDLPESIAWYKKHFGYEEIGRLKKEHEFGSPDIGYWTTLRVDLERWSVSGKDEQDERP